In the Sphingobacterium sp. PCS056 genome, ATCCCCGTTATCTGTTCGTGAAGAGTCTCTGCAAGTTTGTATCTAACATATCCCCATTCTGAATTTTTACAATTTCTACTAATTTCTCAGGAAGATTATAACCAATTTGCTTCTGCGCTTGCTCCAGAATTTCAGGAGTAAGTTCAGGATGAACATACGATAAATATTTTGGTACACTCCAAATATATTTCAATTCACTTTCTGTCATCTTGTGTTTCTAATCTTGTTTAACATTATTGAGATAATACTCCCGCTTATCAATAGACCCATCAGCGTGGTACACAATGCACTCCCCATTTTTTCTTCCTTTTTTAAATTCAGCAGTCATCAATAATACTCCATCTGTGTAAATCTCTGTCATGCCCTCCAATTTTCCATCCACGATCTGATTTCTAATGGAAATATCTCCATTATCATCGTAGATAGTTATCTCTTTGCTGTGATCTTTTCTAAATAGCGTTTTACTTCTAGTCAGACCATTGTCCGTAATCAACTGACTGACATGAAAACCATCTTCATAAACTGATGTTACAGCAGAGCCATCATCAGTCAACCAGTAGTAAACTCCAGAATACGGGGTATTGGGATCATCCTCTCTATAGGTGATTCCGTTCGAGATTATAATTTTAAATGGGCTATTTAAATTTTCTTTAGACATCTTTTATTTTTAATAATCCAATACTCCCTACTATTAATTTTAATCGTATCCCATTTTTTCCTTACCAACTTTAAAATTAACATATTTTTAGAAAAAGTTAATCGTCAAATTATATCAATACCTATTATTCGTTTCTTTTGACTATAACTATCCGAAATACTTCCGATGATACTTTTCCTTTTTAAGTTGGTAGTCGTATGGATGCTCTTTGGTAATATGATATCCCTCACAGAATTCACAGTGGTACACATATCGCGGAGTTGCAGTTTTAGCACCGAAACCTTTATTTCGATGCTTCCTCCGCACAGGTTTTTCTAGCCATTTCCGAATCCTCCATTTAAGCCAATGAATAAAGAAGGTCGCTTCAGCAACACCGTTGAATCTTACTTTCCCAGTTGCTCGGCATTTTCGTCTCTCGACCACGTCATTGATCTCGATACTGTAAAACACACTGTCCACAAACTTTTTATAACTACTCATGATGTTTCCTCCTTTCAGTCATTGCTATCTTATTCTTTTTATCTTCTGGGCAGAAACTGAGCATTCCTCTTTCTTCGTATAAAAGCACACCTACATCTTTGATAGCACTGTAAACCTCTTCTTTAGCACTCTGATAATGTACAGATGTTGTGATTAACTTATTCTTCGGAAGACAGTCCCATCGCTTAATTGTAAATCCTTCCCAGCGGCTCATTTCTTCAACAAAAGCACGCAATGGAATATTTTCGTAGGTGCGGACTTTACGGGTCCACATTTTTGCCATTTCAAAATTCATATCCTCCATACGGAAAAGCGTGTCTTTAGGCACACTGGATTTATCCAACCAGTCGGCCATCAGGACCCCAAGATCGCGAGGGCTATGCAGTCTTTTACTTTTCTTAAGACTATACGCGTATAAATTCAACTTTCCATTATTAAGTACGATCTTGGTTGATTCTTTTACCGATTTAATCACAAAGTCACTCGAGGTCGAAGTCACTTTACCTTTCACAGTCCCGACAATAAAGGGTTTATCACTGGTTGAAACATAAGCCTCACCTATCAAATCAATGTAAGCTATGTCCCTTTTCTGTATCGGGTAACGCACCCAGGTCTGTGCATTCATCCTGATACGCGTACCATCTTCAGTCTCCAGTACACATTGTTGTCTCGCCTCCGTGTAGATCTCCAGATTTGGGATTGTTGGCGCTTCATGATTCCCAGCTCTTCTCTCAATTTTCAACACCCCCTCTTTGGTCCTGCTGATCAATAAATCCCCTACCTGCTTGATTCTGCCGACATGATCAGGGTAAACTTTAATCCATGTCGATTTACCCACAAGAAGCATACAGGAGGACTCCTCAGAAGGAATATCTCCATCATTAGCAAAGTGCAGACTGTTGTTTCCAGCTGGAAGGACATACGTAACCTCCTGCCTTAAAGCAAAATAAATTAGCGTAGCGAGTCCAAAAAATAAAAGGGCAGCCACAGCAACAGCCAAATAAATTATTTCTTCCTTTTGTACTTTAACCACTTTTTCTTTTTCGGCTTTTAAGGCTTTCGCTTTTTCGATGATCGCATCAACATCTGGTTGCCAATCCTGCAGAATACCTTTGGGCAATTGTCCGCCCAGTCCCCGCAACACCTCTATAACCATACGTTCATATCCATCTTCGGTATACCGTATCTTCTCACCCTCCAACAACTTCTCTTCCTCCACAGTTAACTGTTCCAATAACTGCTGTTTGATTAACTCTTTTATATTGATATCTGTGTGTTCCATTGTGTATTGTTCTATTGTATGAATAACTCCATTAACTGTTACGACCAGCGCTTTAGTAGCTTCCTGATCTTCCTATTTGCAGAACTAATCAAGTTCCTGACGTGTTGAGGCGTGAGGTTATGGACATTTTCCAATTCCTTATTATCCATTCCTTCCACTTTAGAGGCTATAAAAATCTCTTCTTCCCGTGGTGTAAGCCTTCTGGCATGAAACAGCAGCTCATCGAGTGTCTCTTTATAGACCAGATCCGTATCTGCCTGTTCAGAACTGCGTAGGTCTTCATGATCTTCAATCGGTTCTTTTAGACGTATTCTTTCGGAACGAAGCGTACTAAGTGCCGTATTTCGGGCAATAGCCATTATCCATGCAAAAGGATCTTCCAATTCTCCTATCTTTTTATGATCCGTCCATATTGCGATCAGTGTAAGCTGAAAAACATCTTTAACGAGTTCATCATCATTCTGTATGCAACGGGTTATCTGCTTCAGCAACTGAGGGCCATGTTTATCAATGATAAACCGAAGTCCCCTGTCCGGATCATCCATTAATATTTTAAATGCTTCATTTTCCATGCCTTAGGTTTTATGTCCATTCTTCAACGATCCTTAACTAAAAAAGTGAAATTATAGCACTGACAATCAATTAATTAAAAATTAAATGAAAATGCAGGCAGTACATTTCCCATAGTTGGGATAGTTATATATAGAAGACAATAAATTTATAAACGGGTAAAACAAAGATACAACACCATTATTAAATAAACAAATACAAATAACTGATTAATAATTAGTTGCAATGATTTGGCGACATGGAATTGAACTGTAGTAACTGAAGGAATTAACAGATTAAAAAGACTAAACTAATCGATATGAAAAAGCAAATAATTTATATCAAATCATTAGCTACATCTAGAGCTGGGCATACAATCCTCAAAATTATAAGAATTATCCTGATCGGACTTTGGACATATACTGCAGCGATAAAACTTGGCAATATGCCCTATAATATGGATAGCATGCATAAGCAGTTTTTTCCAGCTCCTATAGCGACTTTCTTAGCCTATTTCGTTCCGGTGCTGGCCATAATTTCCCTTGTTTTTTTAGTATTTAACCTTAAAACTGGACTGCTATTATCAATAGCCTATCTTACTGCTATCATCCTTTTTATTGTAGTGGTATTATCTGAAATCATAGCCAAAGAAACATGTTCATGTGCCGGTATATTTAAAGAAATGAATTATAAAGGTCATCTTGTTTTTAGTCTGATCATGTGGACTTTAGCTGTAATTGCATTATATATTTATCAAAAAAATAAAGCGGGTATGCCGAAAACCGCTACCAGAGTAGGCTCATAACCAATAAACTATCATCATCATGATGAAAACAAAATTTAATTTTTGGAGAGTAATGGCAGCAGCTGCTATTATGTTCTCCGCAGGGGTAGGTTACGCAGACGCAACAGCAATGCAAACTGCAACACACTACAATGCCACCCCTGCTGATGCAGAAGATCAAACGCCAAATTGGCAACCGATCACTCCGGGAGGAGCAGGAAGTCTGAATTGTACTCTTAATGAAGAAAGAGAATGCAAAGCTATCCAAACCTCACCAGGGGTTTTTCAATCAGTTCAAGATGGAGACTATCCAGGTCTTTAGGATGCTTAACTGATTAAATTGAAAATAGCCTTTACCGGATAAACCTGGTAAAGGCTATTTTTATTAACTTTTTTCGATAACCAATCGTTCATGCTCCGCAATTTTTAAGGAAAGCTGAAGACCATAGGGCAAAAGCACGATATTTAAGTCTTCAATTGAATTTGTTTCATAACAAAATTCAATATCAAATCTTTTTAGAAATCCAGTCTGATCCACAATGGGCCATTTTGCGTATCTAAATATAACGGCTTCTAAAGTAGTGCGAAAGCTGCTCATATCACAATTTTTGTTAGAAACACAGTTACCGTTTACTTTAAATTCACTTAATCTGGATTTGGAGTCGACTACATAACTTTCTAGATCATTATTGATTTTTTCTAGTACCAGACAACTGTCCCTTGCTACGATTACTTTTGCAGTAAATTCAGGCACTGCAATTTTCAGATCCTGTTGCATCTTTTCAAAAATATGATCATCTGCTGATACGATTTCATAGCAAAATGTTCTCTTTTCTATGATGGGCATTGCCGCCATTCCCGACACATTAAATCGTCTTACTAAAGTATCATTAGAAAGAATATCGACAGCTCCATCATTAATAAATGTCCTCATCTTGCCGTAGGCCATCTTATACAGTTTTACAATATTGATATTCGTATTGGTGATACGTTTAATATTGCCCAAAGAATCCCATTCTAGAGATGTACCTCCACTATAGCCCAGTTCTGGAATAAATTTAGTGAATATGGAATAATTAACCACTTTTCCCTTCTGTTCCCTTTGCTGGGGATTATTTAGAAATTGAATCAGCGGAGTTTTATCTCTGTCATAATCTGCTTTGATCATATCGATCTTTGTTTGGGTAGTTACCTTTTGTCCTACTAGCGCTTTTTTGACCTGCTCCCTCTCGACAGACTCCGTAATCGCTATAACAGAGCCATTCTTGATCCATACATAGTGAGGTATCGTATTGTGCGGAAAAAGATTTCTCAATAATGTATCACCAAATACTTTAGGCAGGTTAGGAACAGGAGAACCA is a window encoding:
- a CDS encoding MauE/DoxX family redox-associated membrane protein; this translates as MKKQIIYIKSLATSRAGHTILKIIRIILIGLWTYTAAIKLGNMPYNMDSMHKQFFPAPIATFLAYFVPVLAIISLVFLVFNLKTGLLLSIAYLTAIILFIVVVLSEIIAKETCSCAGIFKEMNYKGHLVFSLIMWTLAVIALYIYQKNKAGMPKTATRVGS
- a CDS encoding SMI1/KNR4 family protein: MTESELKYIWSVPKYLSYVHPELTPEILEQAQKQIGYNLPEKLVEIVKIQNGDMLDTNLQRLFTNR
- a CDS encoding TlpA family protein disulfide reductase encodes the protein MKNLLCALFVLLFSHGLMAQKQLVNIAVGEQVPDVVIKGITDANYSSASLHQMSQDQLLILDFWATWCAPCLYALPKMDSIQQEFKDQLKVMLVTYQGEKEVQTFFKGRIKNGSPVPNLPKVFGDTLLRNLFPHNTIPHYVWIKNGSVIAITESVEREQVKKALVGQKVTTQTKIDMIKADYDRDKTPLIQFLNNPQQREQKGKVVNYSIFTKFIPELGYSGGTSLEWDSLGNIKRITNTNINIVKLYKMAYGKMRTFINDGAVDILSNDTLVRRFNVSGMAAMPIIEKRTFCYEIVSADDHIFEKMQQDLKIAVPEFTAKVIVARDSCLVLEKINNDLESYVVDSKSRLSEFKVNGNCVSNKNCDMSSFRTTLEAVIFRYAKWPIVDQTGFLKRFDIEFCYETNSIEDLNIVLLPYGLQLSLKIAEHERLVIEKS
- a CDS encoding RNA polymerase sigma factor produces the protein MENEAFKILMDDPDRGLRFIIDKHGPQLLKQITRCIQNDDELVKDVFQLTLIAIWTDHKKIGELEDPFAWIMAIARNTALSTLRSERIRLKEPIEDHEDLRSSEQADTDLVYKETLDELLFHARRLTPREEEIFIASKVEGMDNKELENVHNLTPQHVRNLISSANRKIRKLLKRWS
- a CDS encoding toxin-antitoxin system YwqK family antitoxin → MSKENLNSPFKIIISNGITYREDDPNTPYSGVYYWLTDDGSAVTSVYEDGFHVSQLITDNGLTRSKTLFRKDHSKEITIYDDNGDISIRNQIVDGKLEGMTEIYTDGVLLMTAEFKKGRKNGECIVYHADGSIDKREYYLNNVKQD
- a CDS encoding FecR domain-containing protein; translation: MEHTDINIKELIKQQLLEQLTVEEEKLLEGEKIRYTEDGYERMVIEVLRGLGGQLPKGILQDWQPDVDAIIEKAKALKAEKEKVVKVQKEEIIYLAVAVAALLFFGLATLIYFALRQEVTYVLPAGNNSLHFANDGDIPSEESSCMLLVGKSTWIKVYPDHVGRIKQVGDLLISRTKEGVLKIERRAGNHEAPTIPNLEIYTEARQQCVLETEDGTRIRMNAQTWVRYPIQKRDIAYIDLIGEAYVSTSDKPFIVGTVKGKVTSTSSDFVIKSVKESTKIVLNNGKLNLYAYSLKKSKRLHSPRDLGVLMADWLDKSSVPKDTLFRMEDMNFEMAKMWTRKVRTYENIPLRAFVEEMSRWEGFTIKRWDCLPKNKLITTSVHYQSAKEEVYSAIKDVGVLLYEERGMLSFCPEDKKNKIAMTERRKHHE